The genome window ATTGAGGAAAAAATATCAATTTATGGTCGCGCCGTGACTCGTTCGGCAGCCCGCCTGCGGATGAGGCCGGCATGCCGCCAATGTGCCGATATCGGCAATTTCCAGCTCATATCCAACAATGTGGCCAAACTTTGTATCGCCAATCCCACGCTTTTGCCTGTTTCGGTTCTGTGTTGGTCAATATATGGCATAATCCTTGTGGATCACCGTACGACTTGGTATCACTTGATCACTTAAACAGGCTGTGGCAACGCTGCATAAATCATGATGAAGACGCTTTACGACAAACTCTGGGAATCCCACGTTGTTCGGGCCGAAGATGATGGCACGACAATTTTGTATATCGACCGGCACCTGCTGCACGAAGTCACCAGCCCGCAAGCCTTCGATGGTCTCAGCGTGGCGGGCCGCCAGCCGTGGCGCATTTCCGCCAACCTGGCCGTGGCCGACCATAACGTGCCCACCACCAGCCGCATCGACGGCATTGCCGACCCGGTCTCGCGCCTGCAGGTGGAAACCCTGGACAAGAACGCCAAGCATTACGGCTTGACCTACTTCAACATGAACGACAAGCGCCAGGGCATCGTGCATGTGATCGGCCCTGAACAGGGCGCGACCCTGCCCGGCATGACGGTCGTGTGCGGCGATTCGCACACGTCCACGCACGGCGCGTTCGGCGCGCTGGCGCACGGCATCGGCACGTCCGAAGTGGAACACGTGCTGGCCACGCAGACCTTGCTGCAAAAGAAATCGAAGTCCATGCTGGTGCAGGTCGACGGCGCCTTGCCGGCCGGCGTGACGGCGAAAGATATCGTGCTGGCCATCATCGGCAAGATCGGCACGGCCGGCGGCACGGGCTACTGTATCGAATTCGGCGGCTCGGCCATCCGCGCCCTGTCGATGGAAGGCCGCATGACGGTGTGCAACATGGCCATCGAGGCGGGCGCGCGCGCCGGCATCATCGGCGTGGACGACACCACCATCAACTACGTCAAGGGCCGCCCGTTTTCGCCGGCCGGTCCGCACTGGGAACGCGCCGTGGCCTATTGGCGCACCCTGCATTCGGACACGGGCGCCCGCTTCGACTTCGTCGTCACTCTCAACGCGCAAGAGATCGTGCCGCAAGTGACCTGGGGCACCTCGCCTGAGATGGTGGTCGGTATCGATGGCCGCGTGCCCGATCCTGACCAGGAAAAAGACGGCGTCAAGCGCGATGCGATGGAAAAGGCGCTGGTCTACATGAATCTCAAGCCCAACACCGCCATCGAAGACATCCGCATCGACAAGGTCTTCATCGGTTCCTGCACCAATTCGCGCATCGAGGATTTGCGCGCGGCGGCCGCCGTGGTGCGCGGCAAGTACCGCGCCTCGAACGTCACCCTGGCGCTGGTCGTGCCCGGTTCGGGGCTGGTGAAAGACCAGGCCGAGCGCGAGGGTCTGGACCGCATCTTCAAGGATGCCGGCTTCGAGTGGCGCGAGCCTGGCTGTTCCATGTGCCTGGCCATGAATGCGGACCGCCTGGAACCGGGCGAACGCTGCGCCTCGACCTCGAACCGCAACTTCGAGGGCCGGCAAGGGCAGGGCGGACGCACGCACCTGGTGTCGCCCGCGATGGCGGCGGCGGCGGGCATCGCCGGCCACTTTGTCGACGTGCGGGGATTGCGATGAATTTGGGGTCAGACCCGTTGGGTCTGACCCCAGCATTTGCCGGTGGTTTACACTAACGGGATTTGCAACCATTAGCACATAGACTGAAATCATCATGAAAAAACTCTTCGCCCTGCTCATCGCCACCGTCATCTTGTCCGGCTGCAACACCGTCTCCGGCATCGGCCGCGATGTGCAGAAAGTCGGCCAGGTCGTCACTGGCGCCGGCGGAAAATAAACCGTGACGTGCCGGCGCCCCGCGTCGCGCGTCCTACCGAGTAGAAACAGCATGGATAAATTTACGATTTACGAAGGCCTGGTGGCCCCGCTGGACCGCGCCAACGTCGACACCGACGCGATTATCCCGAAGCAATTCCTGAAATCGATCCACCGCAGCGGTTTCGGCCCCAACCTGTTCGACGAATGGCGTTATCTGGACCATGGCGAACCGGGCCAGGACAACAGCCGCCGCCCGCTGAACCCCGAGTTCGTGCTCAACGAGGCGCGTTACCAGGGCGCCTCGATCTTGCTCACGCGCAAGAATTTCGGCTGCGGTTCCTCGCGCGAACACGCGCCGTGGGCGCTCGATCAATATGGCTTCCGCGCCATCATCGCGCCTTCGTTTGCCGATATCTTCTTCAACAACTGCTACAAGAACGGCTTGCTGCCCATCGTGCTGTCGGAAAGCCAGGTCGAGCACCTGTTCAATGAAGTCAAGGCCTTCCCCGGCTACAAGCTGGTGGTGGACCTGGAACAGCAGTGCGTGCGCACCAGCAATGGTTCCGTCTCGTATCCGTTCGAGATCGACGCCTTTCGCAAGTATTGCCTGATGAATGGCCTCGACGACATCGGCCTGACCCTGCGCCATGCCGACGATATCCGCGCCTTTGAAGAGCGTCACTTAAATAGTCAGCCCTGGCTCGCCAACGTCATCTAATCGATAAAAATATGAAAATTGCAATCTTACCCGGCGACGGCATCGGTCCTGAAATCGTCGCGCAAGCCGTCAAGGTGTTGAATGTGCTGGGCGAATCGTTCGAGCTGGAAACGGCACCCGTGGGCGGCGCCGGCTATGCGGCCCATGGCCACCCGCTGCCGGAAGGCACCCTGGCGCTGGCAAAAGCGGCCGATGCCGTGCTGTTCGGCGCCGTGGGCGACTACCAGTACGATAATCTGGAGCGTCAGTTCCGTCCTGAGCAGGCGATTTTGGGCTTGCGCAAGAACCTGGGCCTGTTCGCCAACCTGCGTCCGGCCATTTTGTACCCGGAACTGGCGGGCGCTTCGACCCTGAAGCCGGAGGTGGTGTCCGGCCTGGATATCCTGATCATCCGCGAATTGACGGGCGACATTTATTTCGGCCAGCCGCGCGGCGTGCGCGAGTGCCCGGACGGTCCGTTCAAGGGCCAGCGCGAAGGTTTTGACACCATGCGCTATGCGGAAGGTGAAATCCGCCGCATCGCCCACGTGGCCTTCCAGGCCGCGCAAAAGCGCGACAAGCGTTTGACCAGCGTGGACAAGGCGAACGTGCTGGAAACCTTCCAGTTCTGGAAAGACATCGTCACCGACGTGCACAAGGAATACCCGGATGTGGCGCTCGATCATATGTACGTCGATAACGCGGCCATGCAACTGGTGCGGGCGCCGAAGAAATTCGACGTCATGGTGACGGGCAATATGTTCGGCGACATCCTGTCGGATGCGGCCGCCATGCTGACGGGCTCGATCGGCATGTTGCCGTCCGCTTCGCTGGACGCCAACAACAAGGGCTTGTACGAGCCGTCGCACGGCTCGGCGCCCGATATCGCGGGCAAGGGCATCGCCAATCCGCTGGCGACGATTTTGTCGGCCGCCATGATGCTGCGCTATTCGCTGAACCGCGAAGAGCAGGCAAACCGCATCGAGGCTGCCGTCAAGAAGGTGCTGGCGCAGGGCCTGCGCACGGCCGACATCCATGAAGCGGGCACGACTTTGGTCGGTACCGAGGCGATGGGTGATGCAGTTGTAAAAGCGCTGGGATAAAATAGTCTAATGACGGCAGTCGCCGTCTCATCTTGAGGAATGGTAATGAAATTAGTTGGCTTGGTAGGTTGGCGCGGTATGGTCGGTTCGGTCCTGATGCAACGCATGCAGGAAGAGGGCGATTTCGCCCACATCGAACCGGTGTTTTTCACGACGTCGAACACGGGCGGCGCGGCGCCGGCCATGGCGAAGAATGAAACCATCCTCAAGGATGCCAACAACATCGCCGAACTGTCCAAGTGCGACATCATCATTTCCTGCCAGGGCGGCGACTACACGAGCGCCGTCTTTCCGCAATTGCGCGCCAGCGGCTGGAATGGCTACTGGATCGATGCGGCCTCGACCTTGCGCATGGAAAAAGACGCCGTCATCGTGCTCGACCCCGTCAACCTGCACGTCATCAAGGATGCGCTGGGCAAGGGCGTCAAGAATTACATCGGCGGCAATTGCACCGTGTCGTGCATGATGATGGGCCTGGGCGGCTTGTTCCAGCACGACCTGATCGACTGGATGACGTCGATGACCTACCAGGCGGCCTCGGGCGGCGGCGCGCAGCACATGCGCGAACTGCTGACGCAATTTGGCACCATCAACAGCTCCGTCAAGGCACTGCTGGAAAACCCCGCTTCCGCCATCCTGGAAATCGACCGCCAGGTGCTGGTCACCCAGCATGGCTATTCCCCGGATGAAATCAAGCAATTCGGCGCGCCGCTGGCCGGCAACCTGATCCCGTGGATCGACAAGGACCTGGGCAACGGCCAGTCGAAGGAAGAGTGGAAGGCGGGCGCGGAAACGAACAAGATCCTCGGTCGCGGCATCGATTTCGGCACCAGGGAAATTCCTGTCGACGGCCTGTGCGTGCGCATCGGCGCCATGCGCTGCCATTCCCAGGCGCTGACCATCAAGCTGAAAAAAGACGTGCCGCTCGATGAAATCAACGACATCATCGCCAGCAACAATCAATGGGTCAAGCTGGTCCCGAACACGCGCGAAGCATCCGTGCGCGACCTGTCGCCGGCAGCCGTCACGGGCAGCCTGACGATTCCCGTCGGCCGCGTGCGCAAGATGAGCATGGGCGGCGAATACCTGTCCGCCTTCACCGTGGGCGATCAATTGCTGTGGGGCGCGGCCGAGCCGCTGCGCCGCATGCTGCGCATCCTGCTCGATGCGTAACAGCAATAAATCAGCAATCAATTGCTGATGCAGATCAAGCCGGGGCTGTTTTCCCGGCTTTTTTTTCGCCCTGAGCCCGTCAAGGCTCAACCATGCGGAGCTTGCATAGCTCTGGGCATGATGATATGTTGTTACCTCTGGAAAAGTAACAGTTTTCCCATGTCAACTAAGATGCCGCCAACTATGCCTGTACATACTCGTCCCCGGGTCGCCTCCCTTGCCATTAAAACACTCAGCAGCGCTGTCGCCTGTGCGGTGTTATTGTCACCGGCGGTATCCGCAGCCGAGCTCGGCAAGATTACCGTGTTGTCCGCCGCCGGCCAGCCGCTGCGCGCCGAGGTCGAATTATCGGCCGTCAAGCCAGGCGAGGCCTCCAGCCTGCTGGCCAAGCTGGCGCCGCCGGATGCGTATCGGCAGGCCAACGTGGAATTCAATCCGGCCCTGAACGCGCTGACGTTTGCCGTGGAAAACCGCGACGGCAAATCCTTCATCCGCATCAGCTCGGCGCAAGCGGTGGCCGAGCCCATGGTCGATTTGCTGCTGGAACTGAGCAGCAAGAGCGGGCGCCAGGTACGCGAATATGCGTTCGTGCTCGACACACCCGAGGTGCGCCAGACGCGCGGCGCGCAAGTGACGGCGCCCGTGCAGCCAGGCAAGGGCAAGCCGGCCGCAGCTGATACTGCACCGGCGAAAAAGGCGGCGGGCGAATACAAGGTCAAGGCGGGCGACACCCTGAGCCGTATCGCCAGCAAACTCAAGCCATCGGGCGTGTCGCTCGACATGATGCTCGTCGCCCTGTACCGTGCCAATCCCGATGCCTTCAGAGGCGAGAACATGAACCGTATGCAGGCCGGGCGCATCCTGGCCATGCCGGGCGCGGACGCCGTGCGCGCCACCGACGCGGCCGAAGCGAAGGGCGTCGTGACGGCGCACGCCATCGATTTCGAAGCCTACCGCAACAAGCTGGCGGGGCAGGTATCGCAAAGCAAGCCGGCCAAGGCGGCGCAGGCGACGCAAAGCACGGCTGGCAAGATCGGCGCAACCAAGGTGCAGGAAAAGCCGACGGCCGTGAGCGAGTCGCAAGACAAGCTGAAACTGTCGAAGGCGGAGCCGGCGGCCAAGTCGGCCGGCAAGAGCGCCGTCGCCAGCGAGGAAGACAAGATCGCCAAGGCCAAGCAGGTCGATGAAGCGGCCGCGCGTGTCAAGGAGCTGGAAAAGAACGTCAGCGACCTGGAAAAGTTGATGGCGGTCAAGAGCAAGGCCATGGCCGACAAGAGCGCCCCGGCGCCCGCCAAACCGGCCGAGGCTGCGGCCAGTGCAGCGGCCAGCGCCGTCGCCAGCGCGCCAGCCGAAGCGCAGCCGGCCGCACCCAAGGCCAAACCGGTGCCGCTGGTGAAAAAACCCTCGCCGCTGGAACCGACGATTACCGACAAGATCAGCGACCACCTGGGCGCCATCGGCATCGGCATTGCCGCGCTGCTGGCGGCCGTGGCCGCACTGGTGGTCGCGCGGCGCCGCAAGGATGCGCCACCCGCGCCAGAGAGCGTGGCTCCCGTGCTTGAACCGGAAGCACCGGTGGCGCCGTCGGCCGGCCTGGCGCCGGAAGACCAGCAGTCCGAAGCGAGCAACCACCTGTTCGGCACGGGCGCCGCCGCTGCCGGCGTGGCTGCCGCTGCGGGCGCCAGCATGCTCGACGCGAATGAAACGGACCCCGTCGCCGAAGCGGACGTGTATATCGCCTACGGCCGCGATGGCCAGGCGGAAGATATCCTCAAGGAAGCCTTGCGCATCCACCCGGAGCGCCATGCGGCCCGTCTGAAGTTGCTGGAAATCTATTCGGCCCGCAACGATGTGCGCGCGTTCGAAGACCAGGCCAGCGAGCTGTACAGCCTGACGCGCGGCCAGGGTGAAGAGTGGCCGCAGGCGGCCGCGCTGGGCCTGGCGCTCGATCCCACCAATCCCCTGTATGGCGATACGGAAGACGACGCCGTTGTCAGCCTGAGCAAGGGCGCCGGCGACGACTTGCATGGCCAGAGCATGGACTTGCCCGACGATCTGGCTGCGCCCGCAGCGCCGGCCGAGCCGGCCAGCATTCCCGTCCGCGATACGCGCGCGCCCCTCGATTTTGATCTCGACAGCCTCGATTTCGAACCCGTCTCCACCAGCGACCCGATCATCATGCCGGGGCCGGACAGCAAGCCGCAGACGGCCGCGCACGATAGTCAGTATGACGCCAGCATGGATTTCGGCCTCGACCTGGAGCCGCCAGCCGGCCCCGTGAATGGCGTGGGCGCCGGTTTGACGCCGTTGCCTGACCCGTTGAAGGATGTGGACCTGGGCCATTTCGACCTCGACGAGCCGGTGGCGCCGGCTGCCGCACCGGTGGCGGCCACCGAGCCTTCCATCGACAGCCTGTTTGACGACGCGCAAACGCCAGCGACCTTGCCGGAAGCCATACCGCCCGCGCAAGAATTCGACCTGTCCGGCATCGACCTGGACCTCAACGATGGCAAGACGGCCAGCGTGGGCGTGGACGACCCGCTGTCGGCCATCCACATGGAAATGGATACCAAGCTGGACCTGGCGATCGCTTACCAGGAAATCGGCGACAAGGAAGGCGCGCGCGAGCTGATCGATGAGGTCATCAAAGGCGGCAGCGAAGAGCAGGTCGCCAAGGCGAACACAATGAAGGCACTCCTCAGCTAGCAATGCCCGCCGGCGCGGCAGGCTGCCGCGCCGGTATAATGCTTGGATGCAAAATATTACGACAGCAACGCCACTCAAGCGTATCGTCCTCGGCCTGCAGTACGACGGCACGGCCTGGCATGGATACCAGAAACAGGAAGATGGGCAGACGGTGCAGGACCAGCTGGAAAACGCGCTGGAGCAGTTTGCCCGCGTGCGCCTGGCCACCACCTGCGCCGGCCGCACGGACACGGGCGTGCATGCGCTTGAGCAAGTGGTGCATTTCGATACGGAACTGAACCGCGACGTGCACTCGTGGGTGCGCGGCGTCAACGCCTTCCTGCCGAAATCGATCGCCGTGCGCTGGGCCAGGGAGCTGTCCGGCGACCCCACCGTCAACGATTTCTTCCACGCCCGTTTCAGTGCCCGCGCGCGCACCTATCATTATGTGTTGTACAACAACGCCACCCGTTCGCCGCTGGTGGAAGGGCGCGCCGGCTTCTTTTTCCGTCCGCTGGACGTGGAACTGATGCGCCAGGCCGTGCAGCCGCTCCTGGGCTGGCACGACTTCACGGCCTTCCGCGCCGCGCAATGTCAGGCCAAGTCGCCCGTCAAGCTGATGCACGACATCCGCATCGAGCGGCGCGGCGATTGCGTGATTTTTACGATTACTGCGAATGCCTTCCTGCACCACATGGTGCGCAACCTGGTCGGTTCGCTCGTCTACATCGGCACGGGGCGGGAAAAGCCGGACTGGCTGGGTCACTTGCTGGAAAGCAAGGATCGCCATGCTGCCGCGCCCACCTTCATGCCCGACGGCTTGTACCTGGCGCAGATCGATTACGATCCCAAGTGGGAGTTGCCGCAAGACAGCAGCAGCGCCTTGCCCTGGTTTTGAGCTGCATCAATAAAGGAATACCATGCCACGCACACGCATCAAGATCTGCGGCCTGACCCGCGCCGAAGACATCCAGGCCGTCGTGGCGGCGGGCGCCGACGCCATCGGCTTCGTGTTTTATCCGAAAAGTCCCCGTTACGTGACGCCCGAGCAGGCGGCGGCCCTGATCGCGGCCATGCCGCCCTACGTGACGACGGTGGGCCTGTTCGTCAATGCCAGCGTGGACGAGGTGCGGGCCACCAGGGCCGTGGCGCCGTTATCTCTGCTGCAGTTTCATGGCGACGAGACGCCGGAACACAGCGCCGCGCTCGCCGGCGCCGTGAATACGCCGTTTACGCAAGTGTTCCGCGTCAAACCTGACACCTCCCGTGAAGATTTGCTAGAATACGAGCAGCGCTATCGCGCCGCCAGTCCCTTGTTCTCGAGCCTCTTGCTCGATACCTATGTGGATGCCTACGGCGGTGCAGGAAAGGTATTCGATTGGTCCCTCATTCCAGAAGAACTCGCGCCTCGGGTCGTTTTAAGTGGTGGCTTGAGCGTACAAAACGCGACTGACGCAGTGGTGCGCGTGCGCCCTTACGCCGTCGACATCAGCAGTGGTGTCGAAGCGACCAAGGGCATCAAGGACGCATCCAGAGTCCGCGCGTTCATCGCCGCGGTGCAGGATGCCGATGCCATCATTGCCAGAGGAAACCACCATGAATGACCATACCAACGCGCCCGGCGCAGCCGCCGCATTGTTCCACGCCACCGATTACCCATTCCCTGACCTGCGCGGCCACTTCGGCCCGTATGGCGGCGCGTTTGTTGCCGAAACCCTCACGCATGCGCTGGCCGAGCTGAAAGACGCCTATGCGCGCTACAGCGTCGACCCGGAATTCCTCGAAGAATTCCGCTACGAGCTCAAGCACTTCGTCGGCCGTCCGTCGCCGATCTACCACGCCAAGCGCTGGTCCGAGATGGCCGGTGGCGCGCAAATCTATTTCAAGCGCGAAGACTTGAACCACACGGGCGCGCACAAGATCAATAACGTCATCGGCCAGGCCTTGCTGGCCAAGCGCATGGGCAAGCCGCGCATCATCGCCGAGACGGGCGCGGGCCAGCATGGCGTGGCCACGGCCACCATCTGTGCCCGCTTCGGCCTCGAATGCGTGGTCTACATGGGCAGCGAAGACGTCAAGCGCCAGGCGCAGAACGTGTACCGCATGAAATTGCTGGGCGCCACCGTCGTACCGGTTGAATCGGGCTCGAAGACCCTCAAGGATGCGCTGAACGAAGCCATGCGCGACTGGGTCACCAACATCGAAAACACCTTTTATATCATCGGCACCGTGGCCGGCCCCCATCCTTACCCGATGATGGTGCGCGACTTCCAGTCCGTGATCGGCGAGGAATGCCTGGTGCAGATGCCGGAAATGACGGGCCGCCAGCCCGACTATGTGGTCGCCTGCATCGGCGGCGGCTCGAACGCCATGGGTATCTTTTACCCGTATATCGACCAGAAGGATGTGAAACTGATCGGCGTGGAAGCGGCCGGCGAAGGACTCGATACGGGCAAGCACTCGGCTTCGCTGACGGCCGGCTTCCCGGGCGTGCTGCACGGCAACCGCACCTATCTGCTGCAGGATGAAAACGGTCAGATCATCGAGACGCATTCCGTCTCGGCCGGCCTCGACTATCCCGGCGTGGGTCCGGAACATGCCTGGTTGAAAGACTTGGGCCGCGCGCAATATGTGTCCATCACGGATGACGAGGCGCTGCAGGCTTTCCACGACTGCTGCCATATCGAAGGCATCATCCCGGCGCTGGAATCGTCGCACGCGCTGGCCTACGCGGCCAAGCTGGCGGCCACCTTGCCGAAAGACCAGATCGTACTGGCCAACCTGTCGGGCCGTGGCGACAAGGACATGCATACCGTGGCGGAGCGCATGGGATTGAATTTCAGTTAAACAACTGTCAATTCTTAATAACGCGTAGGTCGGATTAGCGCGCAAGCGCGTAATCCGACATCCTCCATCGATAAAGAAAGCTCCCCATGTCCCGTATCGCCACCACCTTTGCCAACTTAAAATCCAACAACAAGACCGGCCTGGTCACCTTCATCACCGCCGGCGACCCTGGCCCTGACGCCACCGTGCCCCTGATGCACGCGCTCGTCGAGGGCGGCGCCGACATACTGGAACTGGGCGTGCCGTTTTCCGACCCCATGGCCGAAGGCCCTGTCATCCAGCGCGCCTGCGAGCGCGCCCTGGCATTCAATGTGGGCATCCACGATGTGTTCGGCTATGTGCGCCAGTTCCGTGAGACGAACCAGACGACGCCCGTGGTGCTGATGGGTTATGCCAACCCTATCGAGCGTATCGGCAGCGCCGCCTTCATTGCCGCCGCGCAAGCGTCCGGCGCCGATGGCGCCATCGTCGTCGACTATCCGCCGGAAGAGTGTGAGGAGTTTGGTGCCGCCATGCGCGAAGCGGGCCTCGACCTGATCTTCCTGCTGGCGCCCACCTCGACCGAAGAGCGCATCGCGCAAGTGGCCAAGGTTGGCGGCGGCTTCAGCTATTACGTGTCGCTGAAAGGCGTGACGGGAGCGGGAAACATTGATACGGAACAGGTGGCGGAACGCCTCGCGGCCATCCGCCAGCATGTAAAATTACCCATCGGCGTGGGCTTCGGCATCCGCGATGGCGCGACGGCCAAGGCCGTGGCCAAGGTGGCCGATGCCGTCGTGATCGGCAGCCGCATCATCCAGGAGATAGAAAACGCGCCGGCAGGTGGCGCCGTCGATGCCGTGCGCAGCTTTACGGCAGGCATCCGCGCCGCTCTGGACGCCTGAGCAAGCTTGCCGTTTACGCAAGATGCGTTGGCGGCAAAGTTCGACAGCCCGGCGATAAACGGCTACACTTCGGCCACTGAATGCCCGTTATTGTGCAATAGATAAAATTTTTGGTGGCGCCCTGCGGGGCGTCGCCGTTGACCGTCTGCCGGGGGCGTCCACCGACGCTACCCTACAAGGGCCCAAGGAGAAAATATGAGTTGGTTGGAAAAACTGCTGCCACCGCGCATACAGCGTTCTGATGCTGCCGCGCGCAAGACCATGCCGGAAGGCCTGTGGGTCAAGTGCCCGTCGTGCGAAGCCGTGCTGTACCGTACGGACCTGGAATCGAATTTGCACGTGTGCCCGAAATGCGATCACCACATGCGCATCCGCGCGCGCGAACGCCTCGACAGCCTGCTCGACGCGGGTGGCCGCTATGAAATCGGCCAGGAAATCCTGCCTGTCGATACCTTGAAATTCAAGGATAGCAAGAAATACCCGGACCGCCTGAAGTCCGCCATGGAAGCGACGGGCGAGACGGATGCGATGGTCGTCATGGGCGGCGCCATCATGAGCCTGCCAGTGGTCGTGGCGTGCTTCGAATTCGAATTCATGGGCGGCTCCATGGGCTCCGTCGTGGGCGAGCGCTTCGTGCGCGGCGCACAGATCGCGCTGGAACAGA of Janthinobacterium sp. PAMC25594 contains these proteins:
- the truA gene encoding tRNA pseudouridine(38-40) synthase TruA — translated: MQNITTATPLKRIVLGLQYDGTAWHGYQKQEDGQTVQDQLENALEQFARVRLATTCAGRTDTGVHALEQVVHFDTELNRDVHSWVRGVNAFLPKSIAVRWARELSGDPTVNDFFHARFSARARTYHYVLYNNATRSPLVEGRAGFFFRPLDVELMRQAVQPLLGWHDFTAFRAAQCQAKSPVKLMHDIRIERRGDCVIFTITANAFLHHMVRNLVGSLVYIGTGREKPDWLGHLLESKDRHAAAPTFMPDGLYLAQIDYDPKWELPQDSSSALPWF
- the leuC gene encoding 3-isopropylmalate dehydratase large subunit, yielding MMKTLYDKLWESHVVRAEDDGTTILYIDRHLLHEVTSPQAFDGLSVAGRQPWRISANLAVADHNVPTTSRIDGIADPVSRLQVETLDKNAKHYGLTYFNMNDKRQGIVHVIGPEQGATLPGMTVVCGDSHTSTHGAFGALAHGIGTSEVEHVLATQTLLQKKSKSMLVQVDGALPAGVTAKDIVLAIIGKIGTAGGTGYCIEFGGSAIRALSMEGRMTVCNMAIEAGARAGIIGVDDTTINYVKGRPFSPAGPHWERAVAYWRTLHSDTGARFDFVVTLNAQEIVPQVTWGTSPEMVVGIDGRVPDPDQEKDGVKRDAMEKALVYMNLKPNTAIEDIRIDKVFIGSCTNSRIEDLRAAAAVVRGKYRASNVTLALVVPGSGLVKDQAEREGLDRIFKDAGFEWREPGCSMCLAMNADRLEPGERCASTSNRNFEGRQGQGGRTHLVSPAMAAAAGIAGHFVDVRGLR
- the trpA gene encoding tryptophan synthase subunit alpha → MSRIATTFANLKSNNKTGLVTFITAGDPGPDATVPLMHALVEGGADILELGVPFSDPMAEGPVIQRACERALAFNVGIHDVFGYVRQFRETNQTTPVVLMGYANPIERIGSAAFIAAAQASGADGAIVVDYPPEECEEFGAAMREAGLDLIFLLAPTSTEERIAQVAKVGGGFSYYVSLKGVTGAGNIDTEQVAERLAAIRQHVKLPIGVGFGIRDGATAKAVAKVADAVVIGSRIIQEIENAPAGGAVDAVRSFTAGIRAALDA
- the leuD gene encoding 3-isopropylmalate dehydratase small subunit, coding for MDKFTIYEGLVAPLDRANVDTDAIIPKQFLKSIHRSGFGPNLFDEWRYLDHGEPGQDNSRRPLNPEFVLNEARYQGASILLTRKNFGCGSSREHAPWALDQYGFRAIIAPSFADIFFNNCYKNGLLPIVLSESQVEHLFNEVKAFPGYKLVVDLEQQCVRTSNGSVSYPFEIDAFRKYCLMNGLDDIGLTLRHADDIRAFEERHLNSQPWLANVI
- a CDS encoding lipoprotein translates to MKKLFALLIATVILSGCNTVSGIGRDVQKVGQVVTGAGGK
- the trpB gene encoding tryptophan synthase subunit beta, translating into MNDHTNAPGAAAALFHATDYPFPDLRGHFGPYGGAFVAETLTHALAELKDAYARYSVDPEFLEEFRYELKHFVGRPSPIYHAKRWSEMAGGAQIYFKREDLNHTGAHKINNVIGQALLAKRMGKPRIIAETGAGQHGVATATICARFGLECVVYMGSEDVKRQAQNVYRMKLLGATVVPVESGSKTLKDALNEAMRDWVTNIENTFYIIGTVAGPHPYPMMVRDFQSVIGEECLVQMPEMTGRQPDYVVACIGGGSNAMGIFYPYIDQKDVKLIGVEAAGEGLDTGKHSASLTAGFPGVLHGNRTYLLQDENGQIIETHSVSAGLDYPGVGPEHAWLKDLGRAQYVSITDDEALQAFHDCCHIEGIIPALESSHALAYAAKLAATLPKDQIVLANLSGRGDKDMHTVAERMGLNFS
- the leuB gene encoding 3-isopropylmalate dehydrogenase, with protein sequence MKIAILPGDGIGPEIVAQAVKVLNVLGESFELETAPVGGAGYAAHGHPLPEGTLALAKAADAVLFGAVGDYQYDNLERQFRPEQAILGLRKNLGLFANLRPAILYPELAGASTLKPEVVSGLDILIIRELTGDIYFGQPRGVRECPDGPFKGQREGFDTMRYAEGEIRRIAHVAFQAAQKRDKRLTSVDKANVLETFQFWKDIVTDVHKEYPDVALDHMYVDNAAMQLVRAPKKFDVMVTGNMFGDILSDAAAMLTGSIGMLPSASLDANNKGLYEPSHGSAPDIAGKGIANPLATILSAAMMLRYSLNREEQANRIEAAVKKVLAQGLRTADIHEAGTTLVGTEAMGDAVVKALG
- the asd gene encoding aspartate-semialdehyde dehydrogenase yields the protein MKLVGLVGWRGMVGSVLMQRMQEEGDFAHIEPVFFTTSNTGGAAPAMAKNETILKDANNIAELSKCDIIISCQGGDYTSAVFPQLRASGWNGYWIDAASTLRMEKDAVIVLDPVNLHVIKDALGKGVKNYIGGNCTVSCMMMGLGGLFQHDLIDWMTSMTYQAASGGGAQHMRELLTQFGTINSSVKALLENPASAILEIDRQVLVTQHGYSPDEIKQFGAPLAGNLIPWIDKDLGNGQSKEEWKAGAETNKILGRGIDFGTREIPVDGLCVRIGAMRCHSQALTIKLKKDVPLDEINDIIASNNQWVKLVPNTREASVRDLSPAAVTGSLTIPVGRVRKMSMGGEYLSAFTVGDQLLWGAAEPLRRMLRILLDA
- a CDS encoding phosphoribosylanthranilate isomerase, with amino-acid sequence MPRTRIKICGLTRAEDIQAVVAAGADAIGFVFYPKSPRYVTPEQAAALIAAMPPYVTTVGLFVNASVDEVRATRAVAPLSLLQFHGDETPEHSAALAGAVNTPFTQVFRVKPDTSREDLLEYEQRYRAASPLFSSLLLDTYVDAYGGAGKVFDWSLIPEELAPRVVLSGGLSVQNATDAVVRVRPYAVDISSGVEATKGIKDASRVRAFIAAVQDADAIIARGNHHE
- a CDS encoding FimV/HubP family polar landmark protein gives rise to the protein MLSAAGQPLRAEVELSAVKPGEASSLLAKLAPPDAYRQANVEFNPALNALTFAVENRDGKSFIRISSAQAVAEPMVDLLLELSSKSGRQVREYAFVLDTPEVRQTRGAQVTAPVQPGKGKPAAADTAPAKKAAGEYKVKAGDTLSRIASKLKPSGVSLDMMLVALYRANPDAFRGENMNRMQAGRILAMPGADAVRATDAAEAKGVVTAHAIDFEAYRNKLAGQVSQSKPAKAAQATQSTAGKIGATKVQEKPTAVSESQDKLKLSKAEPAAKSAGKSAVASEEDKIAKAKQVDEAAARVKELEKNVSDLEKLMAVKSKAMADKSAPAPAKPAEAAASAAASAVASAPAEAQPAAPKAKPVPLVKKPSPLEPTITDKISDHLGAIGIGIAALLAAVAALVVARRRKDAPPAPESVAPVLEPEAPVAPSAGLAPEDQQSEASNHLFGTGAAAAGVAAAAGASMLDANETDPVAEADVYIAYGRDGQAEDILKEALRIHPERHAARLKLLEIYSARNDVRAFEDQASELYSLTRGQGEEWPQAAALGLALDPTNPLYGDTEDDAVVSLSKGAGDDLHGQSMDLPDDLAAPAAPAEPASIPVRDTRAPLDFDLDSLDFEPVSTSDPIIMPGPDSKPQTAAHDSQYDASMDFGLDLEPPAGPVNGVGAGLTPLPDPLKDVDLGHFDLDEPVAPAAAPVAATEPSIDSLFDDAQTPATLPEAIPPAQEFDLSGIDLDLNDGKTASVGVDDPLSAIHMEMDTKLDLAIAYQEIGDKEGARELIDEVIKGGSEEQVAKANTMKALLS